The Bacteroidales bacterium genome contains a region encoding:
- a CDS encoding RNA polymerase sigma factor RpoD/SigA, with the protein MRQLKITKSITNRETASLDKYLQDIGKEELITAEEEVLLAQRIKQGDQTALEKLTKANLRFVVSVAKQYQNQGLSLPDLINEGNLGLIKAGQRFDETRGFKFISYAVWWIRQSILQALAEQSRIVRLPLNQVGSLNRIRKESSKLEQKFERPPSPDEIAESLDLPESKIQSVLKITTRTVSMDAPLTQDEDMSLLDVYISDDSSPHTDRYLMKESLAKEIQRSLATLTKKERDVINLFYGIGMNHGLTLDEIAMKFDLTRERVRQIKEKAIRRLKHNSRSKLLKAYLGQ; encoded by the coding sequence ATGAGACAATTAAAAATCACTAAGTCGATTACCAATCGCGAAACCGCATCTCTGGACAAGTACCTTCAGGACATAGGCAAGGAAGAACTCATTACTGCCGAGGAAGAAGTACTGCTGGCTCAGCGCATCAAGCAGGGCGACCAGACGGCATTGGAAAAACTTACCAAAGCCAATTTGCGTTTTGTGGTTTCGGTAGCAAAGCAGTATCAAAACCAGGGACTTAGTTTGCCTGATCTTATCAACGAAGGAAATCTGGGGCTGATTAAAGCCGGACAGCGTTTTGACGAAACCAGAGGTTTTAAATTTATCTCTTATGCAGTTTGGTGGATTCGTCAATCGATATTGCAGGCACTGGCTGAGCAGTCGCGTATTGTGCGTTTGCCGCTCAACCAGGTGGGATCACTCAACCGTATTCGCAAGGAATCATCCAAGCTCGAACAGAAATTTGAGCGCCCGCCCTCGCCCGACGAAATTGCAGAATCTTTGGATTTGCCGGAAAGCAAAATTCAGTCGGTGCTCAAGATTACTACCCGTACCGTGTCGATGGACGCTCCACTAACACAGGACGAGGATATGAGTCTGCTCGATGTTTATATTTCTGACGACAGCAGCCCGCATACCGACAGATACCTGATGAAAGAATCGCTTGCCAAAGAAATTCAGCGTTCGCTGGCTACACTTACCAAAAAAGAACGCGACGTCATCAATCTTTTTTACGGTATCGGAATGAATCACGGCCTCACCCTCGACGAGATTGCTATGAAATTTGACCTTACCCGAGAACGGGTTCGCCAAATTAAAGAAAAGGCCATCAGACGTCTAAAACACAATTCACGCAGCAAATTGCTCAAAGCCTATTTAGGCCAGTAA
- a CDS encoding acetate kinase, with amino-acid sequence MKIIVLNCGSSSIKYQLFNMPENEVVAKGLVDKVGLKGASIKHKRNDGKELKIEGEILDHQAGIEYLLGILIDKEYGSLNSLNEIQAVGHRVVHGAEEFSGSVAITPEVVAALEKWTDLAPLHNPPNLKGIYAMQQLLPDVPQAGVFDTAFHQTMPEYSYLYGIPYSLYEKHKIRRYGFHGTSHKYVSARACEVLGLDINKTKIVTCHLGNGASLAAVLNGKSLDTSMGMTPLEGVMMGTRAGDLDIGALFHIINKENMNLKTANTLVNKFSGILGVSGISSDMRDVEKAAADGNHRAQESLKMYAYRVRKYIGAYAAAMGGLDVVVFTGGIGENDALTRAKAMEGLEFLGIDFDFDLNKTVCAKEITLTRENSKVKVVIIPTNEELMIAKDTYEIVTK; translated from the coding sequence ATGAAAATCATTGTTTTAAACTGCGGAAGCTCTTCGATAAAATATCAGCTTTTCAACATGCCTGAGAATGAAGTGGTGGCCAAAGGGCTGGTCGATAAGGTCGGACTCAAAGGAGCATCCATCAAGCATAAGCGCAACGACGGAAAAGAGTTGAAAATAGAGGGAGAAATCCTCGATCACCAGGCTGGTATCGAATACCTGCTGGGCATCCTCATCGACAAAGAATATGGCAGCCTCAACTCACTAAACGAGATTCAAGCCGTTGGTCACCGGGTGGTACATGGCGCCGAAGAATTTAGCGGAAGCGTAGCAATCACACCCGAGGTGGTTGCCGCCCTCGAAAAATGGACTGATCTGGCTCCACTGCACAACCCTCCCAACCTAAAAGGTATCTACGCCATGCAGCAACTGCTGCCGGATGTGCCACAGGCAGGAGTCTTCGACACTGCATTCCACCAGACTATGCCCGAGTACTCCTATTTGTATGGAATCCCCTACTCACTTTACGAAAAGCATAAAATTCGTCGCTACGGCTTTCATGGAACCAGCCACAAATACGTTTCGGCAAGAGCCTGCGAAGTTTTAGGTTTGGATATTAATAAAACCAAAATCGTTACCTGCCACCTGGGCAACGGCGCCTCACTGGCGGCTGTGCTCAATGGCAAATCGCTCGACACCAGCATGGGCATGACGCCCCTGGAAGGTGTGATGATGGGAACACGCGCCGGCGACCTGGATATAGGCGCACTCTTCCATATCATCAATAAAGAGAACATGAACCTAAAAACCGCCAACACGCTGGTGAATAAGTTCAGTGGCATTCTTGGTGTTTCAGGCATTTCATCCGACATGCGCGATGTGGAGAAAGCTGCCGCAGATGGAAACCACCGTGCACAGGAATCATTAAAAATGTACGCTTATCGCGTAAGAAAATACATTGGCGCCTATGCAGCCGCAATGGGTGGTCTGGACGTAGTGGTATTTACGGGTGGTATTGGCGAAAACGACGCATTAACCCGCGCCAAGGCGATGGAAGGACTGGAATTTCTGGGTATCGATTTTGATTTTGATCTCAACAAAACTGTTTGCGCAAAAGAAATTACACTCACCAGAGAAAACTCAAAAGTAAAGGTGGTGATCATTCCTACTAACGAAGAGCTGATGATTGCAAAAGACACCTATGAAATAGTGACGAAGTAG
- a CDS encoding head GIN domain-containing protein, translated as MKNFSTVYLLFLIPAVFALAGCDNLTGLNGNGNVKSEERSVGSFDQISAGGAFEIFLTQGDSESLRVEADENLLSLIETTVRSGRLVIRSRENIGRSKKLNVYITFRELTKIEASGACDISGTGQLNFNNLVLNGSGASEIDLSLRAGKLRGDYSGASEVEFEGSAEMCEFKLSGACELEAPNLIVGQMTIKLSGASKAEVQVIEQLEVNASGASSVVYTGDPVVEQHTSGASKVRKK; from the coding sequence ATGAAAAACTTTTCAACGGTTTATTTATTATTCCTTATCCCGGCCGTTTTCGCACTTGCCGGATGTGATAATCTGACTGGCCTTAACGGCAACGGCAACGTGAAATCTGAAGAACGCAGCGTAGGTTCATTCGACCAGATAAGCGCCGGCGGTGCTTTCGAGATTTTCCTCACACAAGGCGATAGCGAATCTTTGCGTGTGGAAGCCGACGAGAACCTGTTGTCGCTCATCGAAACTACCGTGCGCAGTGGCCGGCTGGTTATCCGGTCGCGCGAAAATATTGGTAGATCCAAAAAATTGAACGTCTACATTACCTTCCGGGAGCTGACCAAAATAGAGGCTTCGGGCGCTTGTGATATTTCAGGCACCGGCCAGCTCAACTTTAACAACCTTGTGCTGAATGGCAGCGGAGCATCAGAAATTGATTTATCACTGCGCGCCGGAAAGCTCCGGGGTGATTATTCCGGCGCTTCTGAGGTCGAATTTGAAGGCTCGGCAGAGATGTGTGAGTTCAAACTTTCGGGAGCTTGCGAGCTTGAAGCGCCCAACCTGATCGTCGGGCAGATGACTATAAAACTCAGCGGCGCTTCTAAGGCAGAGGTGCAAGTAATTGAGCAGCTGGAAGTAAATGCTTCCGGAGCTTCATCGGTGGTTTACACCGGCGATCCTGTCGTTGAACAGCACACATCGGGTGCATCGAAGGTGAGGAAGAAATAA
- a CDS encoding 3-hydroxyacyl-CoA dehydrogenase family protein: protein MEEKLERFSLSKSMQPKGILQRVGLIGCGSIGQEIALHVSQKGIEVVFIDLSEELVQASLKSMGDQLDELINKWGMTDSEKKLVMQRITGSTKYEHLHNCDIIIETILSKKPGTSLEERMRVFERVESVVSRDTVITSNTATLMISDLSAALKYPDRAVGMHFLSPISRINIVEVVRHAGTSNEAFEMVKKFCQMIGKKVVECSESPGNISTRMIVTMINEACSLLLEGVSSVTDIDEVMMEATGFEFGPFELADKYGIDKIHKWMENLYRELGDLRFKPSPIIKRMVRANMCGRHVGEGFYFWEEGVKKVKPGSIRTLGR from the coding sequence ATGGAAGAAAAACTGGAACGGTTCAGCCTGAGCAAGTCGATGCAGCCCAAAGGGATACTGCAAAGAGTGGGACTGATAGGCTGTGGCTCTATCGGGCAGGAAATTGCGCTACACGTGAGCCAGAAAGGCATTGAAGTAGTCTTTATCGATTTATCGGAAGAGCTTGTGCAGGCCAGCCTGAAAAGCATGGGCGATCAGCTCGACGAACTTATCAACAAATGGGGCATGACGGACAGTGAGAAGAAACTGGTGATGCAACGTATTACCGGCTCGACCAAATACGAGCATTTGCACAACTGCGACATCATCATCGAAACTATCCTCTCCAAAAAACCCGGCACCAGCCTCGAAGAACGCATGCGGGTGTTTGAGCGCGTAGAAAGTGTGGTAAGTCGCGACACTGTAATTACCTCCAACACTGCTACACTCATGATCAGCGACCTTTCGGCAGCGCTGAAATATCCTGATCGCGCTGTGGGAATGCACTTCCTTAGCCCGATAAGCAGAATCAACATCGTGGAAGTAGTACGGCATGCCGGCACCAGCAACGAAGCCTTTGAAATGGTTAAGAAATTCTGCCAAATGATTGGTAAAAAAGTGGTCGAATGCAGCGAATCTCCTGGCAACATCAGCACTCGCATGATCGTGACCATGATCAACGAAGCCTGCAGTCTGCTGCTGGAAGGCGTATCATCCGTTACCGACATCGACGAGGTGATGATGGAAGCTACAGGATTTGAATTTGGCCCCTTCGAGCTGGCCGACAAATATGGTATCGACAAAATCCACAAATGGATGGAAAATCTGTACCGCGAGCTGGGCGATCTGCGCTTTAAGCCTTCACCCATCATCAAGCGTATGGTGCGGGCCAATATGTGCGGGCGTCATGTAGGCGAAGGTTTTTACTTTTGGGAAGAAGGAGTTAAAAAAGTAAAACCCGGCAGCATACGCACATTAGGCCGATAA
- a CDS encoding trypsin-like peptidase domain-containing protein, whose product MKRFALTLLVAFAGGMLAVGLINMIGHDDEVQPVSTSMILPDSFMAQPAAYPVPSVPQQGAPDFVQAAEMTVNAVVHIKTEVRRRTSAYDNFFYEFFGRSQPQYNQPLMASGSGVIISDGGFIVTNNHVVQNAERIEVILNDKRSYEAEIVGTDPSTDLALIKINEEHLPFLTYGNSDEIQVGEWVLAVGNPFNLTSTVTAGIVSAKARDINILGTSAAIESFIQTDAPVNRGNSGGALVNIAGQLIGINAAIASNTGSYTGYSFAIPVNIVKKVVNDFINYGEIQRAYIGVSIREIDSEFARERKLKDLHGVYVVGVAANSSAADADIRADDVILQIEGMPVNSVSRLLEAVSQHSPGERIDVVLIRDGKIIKKEVLLKNRENTYDLVSTPKSEAISKLGATFDVPPADERARLGIDYGMKIVELNRGKLMDRGIREGFIITEIDKNPVRSIDDIKNLLAKKSGGVLIEGVYPNGQRAYYAIGL is encoded by the coding sequence ATGAAAAGATTCGCTTTAACATTACTGGTAGCCTTTGCTGGCGGTATGCTTGCTGTAGGTCTTATCAACATGATCGGCCATGACGATGAAGTGCAACCTGTAAGCACTTCGATGATTTTACCCGATTCATTTATGGCGCAGCCGGCTGCTTATCCGGTGCCTTCGGTGCCGCAGCAGGGTGCTCCCGATTTTGTGCAGGCTGCCGAAATGACAGTGAACGCAGTGGTTCATATCAAAACGGAAGTGCGCCGCCGAACTTCTGCTTACGACAACTTTTTCTATGAATTCTTTGGCCGGAGCCAGCCTCAATACAACCAGCCGCTGATGGCTTCGGGTTCCGGAGTGATTATTTCGGATGGAGGCTTTATTGTTACCAACAATCATGTGGTGCAAAATGCCGAACGCATCGAGGTAATTCTTAACGACAAGCGCTCGTACGAAGCAGAGATTGTTGGAACCGATCCTTCGACAGATTTGGCTTTGATAAAAATTAACGAAGAGCATCTTCCTTTTCTCACCTACGGCAACTCCGACGAGATACAAGTAGGCGAGTGGGTGCTGGCTGTGGGCAATCCTTTTAATCTCACCAGCACCGTCACGGCTGGTATTGTGAGCGCCAAAGCCCGTGACATTAATATTTTGGGAACTTCCGCTGCCATCGAATCGTTTATTCAAACAGATGCACCCGTAAATCGTGGCAACAGTGGCGGCGCGCTTGTCAATATTGCCGGGCAGCTCATCGGAATAAATGCTGCCATTGCCTCCAACACCGGCAGCTATACGGGCTATTCGTTTGCGATACCAGTAAATATTGTAAAAAAAGTGGTGAATGATTTTATTAATTACGGCGAGATTCAGCGTGCTTACATTGGCGTTTCTATTCGGGAAATCGACAGTGAATTTGCCCGTGAGCGTAAACTGAAAGATCTGCATGGAGTTTATGTCGTCGGGGTGGCAGCAAATAGTTCCGCCGCCGATGCCGACATACGAGCCGATGATGTGATTTTACAAATTGAGGGAATGCCTGTCAACAGTGTGTCTCGACTTCTCGAAGCTGTAAGTCAGCACAGCCCGGGCGAACGCATCGACGTGGTTTTGATCCGGGACGGAAAAATCATTAAAAAAGAAGTGCTGCTAAAAAACCGTGAAAATACCTACGATCTGGTATCGACTCCTAAAAGCGAAGCCATCAGTAAATTAGGAGCCACCTTCGATGTTCCACCTGCCGACGAAAGGGCTCGTCTGGGCATCGACTACGGGATGAAGATTGTGGAGCTGAATCGCGGTAAGCTGATGGATCGCGGCATTCGCGAAGGTTTTATCATCACCGAAATAGACAAAAATCCCGTGCGTTCTATCGATGATATCAAAAACCTGCTGGCCAAAAAGTCGGGCGGCGTGCTTATCGAAGGCGTTTATCCCAACGGGCAAAGAGCCTATTATGCTATTGGCCTTTAA
- a CDS encoding head GIN domain-containing protein, with protein MSLIIGSLLLMTHGVNAQFVTSARGNGKVVSVERAVGDFTSISINSSADVKLTQGNKTKVVVKTDENIQKNVTTEVLGDVLTIDTKGRFSAVKELVVFVTVKNLELVRINGSGDFESEGVIRGNDLQILINGSGDVVMDLEMKHITTNINGSGDVKLSGIQGDLELFVNGSGDFEAGGVRLDQCKITVNGSGDVKLNGSANDVTLNQSASGDINLFNLKANNVSVDSRGSGDVVVSVSGNLKVSLRGSGDLTYYGAPTSISTSSKGSGDIYHR; from the coding sequence ATGAGTCTGATAATTGGGAGTTTGCTCCTGATGACGCATGGTGTAAATGCTCAATTTGTCACGAGCGCGCGTGGCAACGGCAAGGTTGTAAGCGTTGAGCGGGCTGTGGGCGATTTTACATCCATTTCCATCAACTCTTCTGCCGATGTAAAATTAACGCAGGGTAACAAAACGAAAGTGGTTGTTAAAACTGACGAGAACATCCAAAAAAATGTGACTACCGAAGTTTTGGGAGACGTACTCACAATTGATACCAAAGGAAGGTTTTCGGCAGTGAAAGAGCTGGTTGTATTTGTAACTGTCAAAAATCTGGAGCTGGTCAGGATTAATGGCTCCGGCGATTTTGAAAGCGAAGGCGTTATCCGTGGCAACGACCTGCAGATTCTTATCAATGGTTCCGGTGATGTAGTGATGGATTTGGAAATGAAACACATCACCACAAACATCAATGGGTCGGGCGACGTTAAACTCTCAGGTATCCAGGGCGATCTTGAACTTTTTGTCAATGGTTCCGGCGATTTTGAAGCCGGTGGTGTGCGATTGGATCAGTGCAAAATTACGGTGAATGGTTCTGGGGATGTGAAACTCAACGGCAGCGCTAACGATGTAACACTAAACCAATCTGCTTCCGGCGATATCAACCTGTTTAATCTCAAGGCTAATAATGTTTCTGTCGACAGCCGTGGGTCGGGCGATGTGGTGGTTTCAGTATCCGGTAATTTAAAGGTGTCGCTCCGAGGCTCCGGCGATCTTACGTATTATGGTGCACCCACCTCCATCAGCACTTCTTCCAAGGGTTCGGGCGATATTTATCACAGATAA
- a CDS encoding sigma-70 family RNA polymerase sigma factor: MMKLEHAVEIKHADLIEACKFSDRKAQERIYDLYCNAMYNASLRIVADTAQAEDIMQDSFIEAFQKISDFRGDGEFGGWLKRIVINNSINYLQRRKEMTILDDQHQELADPATEEESITENVFCRLEEIRTAMQLLNDDYRSILSLHLLEGYDHQEIAEVLQMSYGNVRTRYSRAKQKLLQIIMRSRDE, translated from the coding sequence ATGATGAAATTGGAACACGCAGTAGAGATAAAGCATGCCGATCTGATAGAAGCCTGCAAATTTTCTGATCGAAAGGCGCAGGAGCGCATTTACGATCTGTACTGCAACGCCATGTACAACGCAAGTTTGCGCATTGTGGCCGATACTGCCCAGGCCGAAGACATCATGCAGGATTCGTTCATTGAAGCTTTTCAAAAAATCAGCGACTTCAGAGGCGATGGGGAATTTGGTGGCTGGCTCAAGCGCATCGTCATCAACAACTCCATCAACTATCTGCAGCGCAGAAAGGAGATGACCATCCTGGATGATCAGCATCAGGAGTTGGCCGATCCGGCAACAGAAGAGGAGTCGATTACCGAGAATGTCTTCTGCCGGCTCGAAGAAATCCGCACGGCAATGCAGCTACTCAACGATGATTACCGCAGCATTTTATCGCTACATCTCCTCGAAGGATACGATCATCAGGAAATAGCCGAGGTTTTGCAAATGTCGTATGGCAATGTGCGCACACGCTATTCGCGGGCCAAGCAAAAGCTGTTGCAGATAATCATGCGCAGCCGTGATGAGTAA
- a CDS encoding MFS transporter — translation MEQVRSSLRDSKTARWIALILISSTMFFAYFFVDVVAPLKTLLEQAPYFWSNETFGMLGGSEFFLNVFAFFLIFSGIILDKMGIRFTLRLSGILMLAGGTLKWYALTPGFVGTGIETFLSSFIVGIPASAKLAFFGFAIFGVGVEMAGISVSKTIVKWFKGKELALAMGLEMALARLGVFAVFQLSPIFAKSGGVSNSVFFGVLFLLIGFITFFIYTFMDKALDKQTGEGVNVDPEDEFKISDLGKIITNPGFLAIAGLCVLFYSAIFPFQKFATDMLASKLSIDAAIASKYVSFFPIGAMILTPFIGAFLDFKGKGATMMMYGAILLTVSHLIFALVPDASFTPFIAIGTIVILGVAFSLVPASMWPSLPKIVEDRYLGSAYGLIFYIQNIGLLLVPMLIGYALSASNPGVSDLIKAGEIVKYNYVVPELIFAGFGVLAVILSVVLRRVDKVKGYGLDIPNKLPQGEDVLI, via the coding sequence ATGGAACAAGTTAGAAGCTCGCTACGCGATTCGAAAACGGCCAGATGGATCGCATTGATTCTCATCTCATCGACAATGTTTTTCGCCTACTTCTTTGTTGATGTCGTTGCCCCATTAAAAACTCTATTAGAACAAGCGCCCTATTTTTGGTCTAACGAGACATTTGGTATGCTTGGAGGATCTGAGTTCTTCCTTAATGTGTTTGCCTTCTTCCTTATTTTTTCGGGAATCATCCTTGATAAAATGGGCATAAGATTTACATTAAGATTATCAGGAATTCTGATGCTTGCAGGTGGTACTCTTAAATGGTACGCACTAACCCCGGGTTTTGTTGGCACCGGAATCGAAACCTTCCTGAGTTCGTTTATTGTAGGCATTCCTGCTTCCGCAAAACTGGCTTTCTTTGGATTTGCAATATTTGGCGTAGGTGTTGAAATGGCCGGTATCAGTGTTTCTAAAACTATTGTAAAATGGTTTAAAGGGAAAGAACTGGCACTTGCAATGGGTCTTGAAATGGCACTTGCCAGATTAGGCGTTTTTGCAGTATTCCAACTTTCACCCATATTTGCAAAAAGTGGTGGAGTTTCAAATTCTGTTTTCTTTGGAGTTTTATTCCTTTTGATTGGTTTTATCACCTTCTTTATCTACACCTTTATGGATAAAGCGCTTGACAAACAAACCGGAGAAGGTGTAAATGTTGACCCTGAGGATGAATTTAAAATTTCAGACCTTGGCAAAATAATAACAAATCCAGGATTCTTAGCTATTGCAGGACTATGCGTTTTGTTCTATTCTGCAATCTTCCCATTCCAAAAATTCGCAACAGATATGCTTGCTTCAAAGTTAAGCATAGATGCTGCTATTGCATCAAAGTATGTGTCGTTCTTCCCTATTGGAGCAATGATTCTTACTCCATTTATTGGTGCATTCTTAGACTTTAAAGGGAAAGGCGCAACAATGATGATGTATGGAGCAATACTATTAACTGTTTCACATTTAATTTTTGCATTGGTTCCTGACGCATCATTCACTCCTTTTATAGCTATAGGAACAATAGTGATTTTAGGCGTTGCCTTTTCTCTTGTTCCCGCATCAATGTGGCCTTCGCTTCCTAAAATTGTTGAAGATAGGTACTTAGGCTCAGCTTATGGGTTAATATTTTATATCCAAAACATTGGATTATTACTCGTACCTATGCTAATTGGATATGCATTATCAGCTTCAAACCCCGGAGTATCAGATCTAATTAAAGCCGGGGAAATTGTAAAGTACAACTATGTTGTGCCTGAGCTTATTTTTGCCGGCTTTGGCGTTTTGGCCGTCATTCTTAGTGTTGTGCTCAGAAGGGTTGACAAGGTCAAAGGTTATGGACTTGATATTCCCAACAAACTGCCACAGGGTGAGGATGTGTTGATCTAA
- a CDS encoding T9SS type A sorting domain-containing protein: MKISCINPLRFLLIFLFASLTAATAQISTPGVPASFSKNLSAESVPVFKIQAPDTEQLLREDAFTDKLGIAMRFAQNQPTQIDLAKDGLWQQLDDGSQICRLAITSADAQALILYYSNFEIPARAQLFLYDKLHRQIAGAFTSTNNSNGGSFATQMIYGSTTILEYYQPAGNSEHPNMIIDEVGYVYRTAETMYGTRGFGGSGFCEVNVACPEGEQWQQQAKGVARIIVKQGTSSVWCSGSLLNNTLLDHTPWLLTADHCGPNATQSDLDQWMFYFKYQSPDCENPTSDSTFRFYTMTGATKVASAGGSGVKSDFKLLLLNETIPDEYEPFYNGWSAEETPSTHGVTIHHPQGDIKKISTYTQPLISDNWGSYPGTHWRVYWAQTQTNWGVTEGGSSGSPLFNPDGLIVGQLTGGTASCIQASSPDYYGKFSYSWDMGDTLPENQLKHWLDPNNMGVLALQGMTDITEKEIIEKNFTLFPNPSNGIVFIKLNQQSNAPVEIEVMDIAGRVVYRSVENSSSIKIAELDLRHLEHGIYFVKVSQGQRNVSVGKVVLSEVR, translated from the coding sequence TTGAAAATATCCTGCATCAATCCACTCCGCTTTCTGCTCATTTTTCTATTCGCTTCGCTTACCGCGGCAACTGCTCAGATCAGCACTCCGGGCGTTCCGGCCAGCTTCTCCAAAAATCTTTCTGCCGAATCCGTTCCGGTATTTAAAATACAGGCTCCCGACACAGAGCAGCTATTGCGCGAAGACGCCTTCACCGATAAACTTGGCATTGCCATGCGCTTTGCGCAAAATCAGCCCACGCAAATCGACCTGGCAAAAGATGGCCTGTGGCAACAACTTGACGACGGTTCACAAATTTGTCGTCTGGCAATAACAAGTGCCGATGCGCAAGCTTTGATTTTGTATTACAGCAATTTTGAAATTCCGGCCAGAGCACAACTCTTTCTTTACGATAAACTGCATCGACAGATTGCCGGCGCCTTTACGAGCACCAACAACAGCAATGGCGGCAGCTTTGCCACCCAAATGATTTATGGCTCCACAACCATTCTTGAATATTATCAGCCTGCCGGAAATTCGGAGCATCCAAACATGATCATCGATGAAGTAGGATATGTGTACCGCACCGCCGAAACGATGTATGGCACGCGCGGCTTTGGTGGCTCCGGGTTTTGCGAGGTTAATGTGGCGTGTCCTGAAGGAGAGCAATGGCAACAACAAGCCAAAGGCGTGGCACGCATCATTGTGAAGCAGGGCACCAGTTCGGTGTGGTGCAGCGGCTCGCTGCTCAACAATACGCTCCTCGACCACACTCCGTGGCTACTCACCGCCGATCACTGCGGGCCTAACGCTACACAATCCGATCTGGATCAATGGATGTTTTATTTTAAATATCAATCGCCCGACTGCGAAAACCCAACATCCGACAGCACCTTCCGGTTTTACACGATGACTGGCGCTACCAAAGTAGCTTCAGCAGGAGGCTCTGGCGTAAAATCAGATTTCAAGCTGCTGCTACTCAACGAAACGATACCCGACGAATACGAACCTTTTTATAATGGCTGGAGTGCTGAAGAAACGCCCTCCACACACGGTGTAACTATCCACCATCCGCAGGGCGACATCAAGAAAATCTCGACTTATACACAACCCCTGATTTCCGACAACTGGGGCTCGTATCCCGGAACGCACTGGCGTGTGTACTGGGCTCAAACACAGACCAACTGGGGCGTTACCGAAGGAGGCTCTTCGGGCAGCCCCCTCTTCAATCCCGACGGACTCATCGTGGGGCAGCTCACCGGAGGCACTGCCAGCTGCATTCAGGCATCCTCGCCCGACTACTATGGAAAATTTTCATACTCCTGGGATATGGGCGACACCCTCCCTGAAAATCAACTCAAACACTGGCTCGACCCCAACAATATGGGTGTGCTCGCGCTGCAAGGAATGACCGACATTACCGAAAAGGAAATCATTGAGAAGAATTTCACTCTCTTTCCCAATCCCAGCAATGGCATCGTTTTTATTAAATTAAACCAGCAAAGTAATGCTCCTGTCGAAATTGAAGTGATGGATATTGCCGGACGGGTAGTCTATCGAAGTGTCGAAAATTCTTCTTCCATAAAAATTGCAGAGCTGGATTTGAGGCATCTCGAGCATGGGATTTATTTTGTAAAAGTAAGCCAGGGTCAGAGAAATGTTTCCGTGGGAAAGGTGGTACTCTCGGAGGTTAGGTAG